A genomic stretch from Salvelinus namaycush isolate Seneca chromosome 25, SaNama_1.0, whole genome shotgun sequence includes:
- the ptgs2a gene encoding prostaglandin G/H synthase 2a has protein sequence MNKVICVVLLSNVWIYFCEGVDPCCAQPCENRGLCNSKGFDDYECECTRTGYYGKNCTTPEFLTWIKISLKPAPNTVHYFLTHYKGVWNVINKITFVRNAIMSYVLTSRSHLVDSPPTYNSDYGYKSWEAYSNLSYYTRTLPPLPKGCPTPMGTAGRAVLPDAKLVVEKVMLRKRFIPDPQGSNLMFAFFAQHFTHQFFKSDFKKGPAFTKALGHGVDLHHVYGDTLERQHKLRQFKNGKLKYQVVNGEVYPPLVREVGVEMHYPPHVLEEHRFAVGHELFGLLPGLMMYATIWLREHNRVCDVMMQEHPEWDDERIFQTTRLILIGETIKIVIEDYVQHLSGYHFQLKFDPELLFNQRFQYQNRIAAEFNTLYHWHPLMPDTFNIEGRAYTYPQFVFNNSLVTEHGINNLVESFTKQIAGRVAGGRNLPPSVVGVAAKALEHSRDMRYQSLNAYRKRFNMRAYSSFEDLTGEKELAAELESLYGEVDAVELYPGLLVERPRPNSVFGETMIEMGSPYSLKGLLGNPICSPEYWMPSTFGGIVGFDIVNTASLERLVCSNVKGPCPMVSFQVPDFFRVFEQASANASETHPSDVNPGVLLKERTSEL, from the exons ATGAATAAAGTCATCTGCGTTGTTTTGCTCTCTAACGTCTGGATCTATTTCTGCGAAGGAG TGGACCCTTGCTGTGCACAACCATGTGAAAATAGGGGCTTATGTAATTCAAAAGGCTTCGACGACTATGAGTGTGAATGCACAAGAACTGGATATTATGGAAAGAACTGCACAACTC CTGAATTCCTAACATGGATAAAGATATCATTGAAACCAGCCCCGAACACTGTGCACTACTTCCTTACACACTACAAAGGGGTGTGGAATGTCATCAACAAGATCACTTTCGTGAGAAATGCTATCATGAGCTATGTCTTGACAT CCCGCTCACATTTGGTGGACAGCCCACCGACTTACAATTCTGATTATGGCTACAAGAGCTGGGAAGCTTACTCCAACCTGTCTTACTATACACGGACCCTTCCCCCATTGCCAAAGGGCTGTCCTACACCTATGGGAACTGCAG GAAGAGCCGTGCTTCCAGATGCCAAGCTTGTGGTGGAGAAGGTTATGTTGAGGAAGCGGTTCATTCCGGATCCTCAGGGTTCCAATCTTATGTTCGCCTTCTTCGCCCAGCACTTCACCCACCAGTTCTTCAAATCAGACTTCAAGAAAGGACCAGCTTTCACCAAAGCCTTGGGCCATGGC GTGGACTTACACCATGTCTATGGAGACACTCTGGAGAGACAGCACAAGCTGAGGCAGTTCAAGAATGGCAAACTGAAGTATCAGGTTGTGAATGGCGAGGTCTACCCCCCATTGGTAAGGGAGGTTGGGGTTGAGATGCACTATCCACCCCACGTGCTCGAGGAGCACCGCTTCGCTGTGGGCCACGAGCTTTTCGGCCTGCTCCCCGGTCTCATGATGTACGCCACCATCTGGCTGAGAGAGCACAACCGCGTCTGTGACGTCATGATGCAGGAGCATCCCGAATGGGACGACGAACGCATTTTCCAGACCACACGCCTCATCCTAATTG GCGAGACCATAAAGATCGTGATCGAGGACTACGTCCAGCACCTGAGCGGCTACCACTTCCAGCTCAAGTTCGACCCGGAGCTCCTGTTCAACCAGCGCTTCCAGTACCAGAACCGTATTGCAGCTGAGTTCAATACCCTGTACCACTGGCACCCACTAATGCCTGACACCTTCAACATCGAGGGCCGCGCCTACACCTACCCCCAGTTTGTCTTCAACAACTCCCTGGTTACAGAGCACGGCATCAACAACCTGGTGGAGTCCTTCACCAAGCAGATCGCTGGAAGG GTGGCTGGTGGACGTAACCTGCCTCCTTCAGTAGTGGGCGTGGCAGCTAAGGCCCTGGAGCACAGCAGAGACATGCGTTACCAGTCCCTCAACGCCTACAGGAAACGCTTCAACATGAGGGCCTACTCCTCTTTCGAGGATCTCACAG gagagaaagagctgGCTGCGGAGCTGGAGAGTCTATATGGGGAAGTGGATGCTGTGGAGCTGTACCCAGGCCTTCTGGTGGAGCGCCCCAGACCTAACTCTGTCTTCGGGGAGACTATGATCGAAATGGGCTCCCCCTATTCCCTGAAAGGTCTCCTGGGAAACCCCATTTGCTCGCCGGAATACTGGATGCCCAGCACTTTCGGAGGGATTGTGGGCTTTGACATCGTCAACACTGCTTCATTGGAGAGGCTGGTGTGCAGCAATGTCAAAGGTCCTTGTCCTATGGTGTCTTTTCAAGTGCCAGATTTTTTTAGAGTGTTTGAGCAGGCGTCAGCCAACGCAAGCGAGACACACCCGAGTGACGTGAACCCAGGTGTTCTGCTGAAAGAAAGGACTTCAGAGCTTTAA